ATAAAACAGACAATGTTATGGTATTATTTTCAACATCAGCATTGCTAAATCCATTACCACAGTTTAGATTTGCATCAGTTTGCACAAGATCTGTACTCAGCTGCCTTTCTTCTTCATTGTCTAAAGCAGGTTCTTCTTCATGTATTGCACTTGGATAGGTGGCCTTAAGATCTTCGGGTATCAGAGATTCGGTGGTACTGAGAACTTCAATGCTGTCCTCACTGTTTGTCCGCTTGGTGACTGCAAATTTCCTCCTCACAACTTCTGGATGCTGACACTGCAAGTTTGTTTGGCTGTCAGACTTGGAGGAAAATACTGGGGCTGGGCAGGATTTTTCTGTGCCCAGCACTTCAATGCTTTCACCACTACTGATACTTCCCTTTTCTTTCCCTTCCAATTCAAGATAGTCTGAAGTTCCTAGAGGATTTTTACATGGGATCGAATCAGCCACAGTCCCATGGTAACTCTCTACATTGACTTGCTCCAGTTTAATAGGCACAGACTCCACACAAGACTTGTACGATTCAAAGCTGGTGGCCTCATTGGATAAACAAGGGTGTTCCAAAACCTTTGGACCGAGAATATTAAAACCTGGAAGCAGTTTGTCACAGTGTTGTTGCTTTTCAGTTTGTTCTTCATCAGTAAAGAGCAGTGGGTCTTCAAACAGAAAGGAAGTTATTtgctgctgttgaagaagctcTTTTTCAATTTGGCTGGTAATCAAATAGCATACATCACCTCTGAAGAATTTCTCTACCTGCCTAAGTTGTTCTAAAGTTTGATTAAAAAAGTAACTATCGCAAAGTTCTTCTAAGGTTTTCAGCTTTTTTTCAAAGCATTTTGCGGACTTAGCCCGTGTGAATTTGGGCGTGTAAGATCTTCTATCGGAAAAGCTAATTTTTTCACACAATTCGTCTGTATTCGGCAACTGTTCCAGCCCGGTGTCGGATTGTTCTATGCCACTAACTGGCTCATAAGAAAAATAATCGCCATCTTTCGTTTTTTTGTATGAATAAGTTCTAATCTGCATTAAAAGATCTTGATGTTCAATTATACACTTTTCCACATTGGCTAACTCGTTGGCTTTTTCTATTGCTACCGACGAGTAGTATCCTTTATCGTTGGATCTTTTCTGGATTTCCGTTTCATTATGTAACACATTCCGAGTGTACTCCAGGTCCTGGAGTTTCTTTTCCAGTTCATTGGCAAAAGCTTTCCTATTTCCAGTTTTCAAACACTCGGAGGCTTTGGAAAACTCTTCCGAAAGCTCCTGGAACTCCTCCATGATCTTGTTCTCATCGGCGGAGATGTAAGCCATGCAGAACGGCCTGACGAAGCCTCTCGCCTCCAAGTCGTAGAGAGTCAAGTGATGAACGTAGGCGAAAGCCCCTTCCTTGGAGTCACCCAGCACCACCTTGGAGTCTTCCACGAAGTTGAGCTTGGGATAGCTGGTCCCAGGAGGGTGCCCCACGAAGGAGGCTTGATAATCCACAGACATGATCCTGAGAGAGAAATAGTTGAGATCAAAGTTACCGCGGGCATTGTCCGGGATCGTTAACAAAGGCTGAGGGCCTACCTGCTCGGAAAACTCGGAAATCAGAATGAAATCCTTCTCGAATTTAGCCGTGGCCGTCTTGGACCAGGGGTTTTCGGGTTGGAATTGGAAAGGGGGCACCGAGTCTTCGCTGTACTGCTCCCCATAGTCATCATCGCGGGTGAGAGCCACGACATCAGGGGCAGTGATCATATTTCCACCTTCCCAGACAGGGTATATAAAGCACAAAAAAAGAGCAACCCCCTTAGCAACGCCACCACCTCCTCACAAACCACCATTTTGTTTCCATCTGaccgggaaaggggggggggggggaggggggtgtgtgaAGCCTCACCGGAAGTAAGCATCATATACCCCTCTAACCAAAAAACGCTTTCCCAAAAAGAATTACACGTCTCTTTTATGTAAATTGTTTAAAAATTAAGTAATTTAAAAGTTGTGATGGATATTAATGTTCCCGTCAacaaaagcattttttaaaaaaaaagttatggcgtgaggcattctgggggTTGTAGTTCTCCGGCCGCACTTTAGCCCTACGGCCAATGGCGGGGTGAActacagatcccagactgcaccggcGCTGCCGCGGACTTCAATGGGGCTTTTTCCCACAGATGTGCGCATGCTCGCGTACTCCGCGCAAACACGTTGCAGCGCTGGCAGGATCTGGGTTTTAATAATCTGGGCTCGTCACTGCACTGGTCCCTCCGCTTCTCGGGTTTTAATGCAGCAACAGATTCTTAATGCAATAAAATTTGGGATGTAAAAGTTATTCTTTTCACTCAGTAACCTGCAAAGTGAAATGAGAACCAGCGCAGCCCCAGAATGTTATACTCCTAAATAATTATGTTGGACTGATCCGTGCATTTTATTTCTGTCTTCATGGGTTGCTAAGCTGCCTCTCTCGGAGTCTGGTGGGCCTGCATAATTTAAATCAAATAATTTACATTAATTTCACGCTGGTGATACCAGCTAGGTGCTCTGATATAGAATTTatccaagaacaacttgcatttatataatacctttaatgtagaataacattccaagatgcttcacagaggattaatcagacaaaaatggacgctgagcaatataaggagggatgaccaaaagctcggtcaaagtggtttgggatgtcctgaggtggtgaaaggcactatataaatatatccttccctttcctttaaaactaaagtgctttgcagccaatgaagtacttctgaaatgtattcactggtgtagggaaatgcagcagccaatttgcaaaatgCAACAGCaaatttaaggagcgtcttacaggaggagaggaaggtggaaagGCAGAAAGATTTagtgaggaaattccagagctaggCCCTAGACGGCTGACGGCACAGTGGGacgaagggaggggggaggttggaCAAGTGGCCAGAGTAGGAGGAGAGGAAAATTCTGgggtattgcagtgctggaggaggttacagagaaatggGGGGATAAGGCTTTGAAGAGATTTAAAAactaggatgagaactttaaattgggaggcaatgtaggtcaaaaaggacaggggtgattggtgagtgggattagatgcagaataggatacaggcagcagagttttggatgagctgaagtttatggaggatgagaAGCTCAccaagaaagcattggaatagatgagtctggaggtgacaaaagcatggataagggtggcagatggtggtggaagtaggtgatctctatagtatatggggtcagaagctcagcttgggtttGAATAGACAGCCGAAGTTGCaaactctagccaagctgtttcagtacagatacaacactggcatctagcatggatagaggataggTCAGCTAACAGGAAACTTGCTATTCCCACATATATAATGAAAACTTGCTATGACAACTTATCATGCTGTAATTATGCCGTCCCACCAGGGGAGGCCAAGCCAGGTAATTATAGCTGTAGGCCACAGCCCAATCACTCCCTTTGTTGAAATGGTGTAAATAGGAAGAGCCAGGTAATTGTAGCTGCTTCTAAACTTGTACAGTCAAACAGAGGGCAGTTGTAATGGCTTGTAATCTTCAGGCTTCAGGTCGGTGTCTCTGTATTTACCCCTattttttttaagattgttcttaaGCTTGGTAttattggcagatggaatataatgtgggaaaatgtgaacttgtccactttggcaggaggaatagaaaaacagtatattatttaaatggagagagattgcagaactctgagctacagcggaatctgggtgtcctagtacatgaatcacaaaaagttagtatgcaggtacagcaagtgatttaggaaggcaaatggaatggaatataaaagtagagatgttttgctacagttgtatagggcattggtgagaccacatctagaatactgtgtgcgttttggtctccttatttaagaaaggacatcattgctttagaggcggttcagagaaggttcactgattcctgggatgagggggttatcttatgaggaaaggttggacaagttgggcctgtatacatcggagtttagaagaatgagaggtgatcttattgaaacgtgtaagatcctgaggggacttgaaagggtagatgctgagaggatgtttgcccttgtgggagagactagaactaggggccacagtttaaaaataaggagtctcccatttaagacagcgatgaggagaaatcttttctcttagagggtcgtgagtctgtggaactcccttccccagagagcagtggaggcttgacatctttaaggctgagttagatagattcctgattaacaagggagtcaaaggttgtagtaggtagatgggaaagtagggttgagatcacaatcagatcagccatgatcttatcaaatggcagagcaggctcgaggggccgaaaggtcgactcctgctcttaattcgtatgttcgtatctacctgacaatgtggaaaattgaccaggtatgtcctgtccacaaaaaaaaagcaggacaaatccaatccggccaattaccgccccatcagtctactctcaatcatcagcaaagtgatggaaggtgtcgttgacagtgctatcaagcggcatttactcactaataacctgctcaccgatgctcagtttgggttccgccaggaccactcggctccagaccttattacagcctgggtctaaacatggacaaaagagctggattccagaggtgaggtcagagtgactactattgacatcaaggcagcatttgacagagtgtggcatcaaggagccctagtaaaattgaagtcaatgggaatcagggggaaaactctccagtggctggagtcatacatagcacaaaggaagatggtggtgattgttggaggccaatcatctcagccccaggacactgctgcaggagttcctcagggcagcgtcctgggcccaaccatcttcagctgcttcatcaatgaccttctctccatcataaggtcagaaatggggatgttcgctgatgattgcactgtgttcagttccattcacaacccctcagataatgaagcagtccgtgcccgcatgaagcaagacctggacaacacccaggcttgggctcataagtggcaagtaacattcgcaccagacaagtgccaggcaatgaccatctgcaacaagagtctaaccacctccccttgacattcaatggcattaccatcgccgaatcccccaccatcaacatcctgggtgtcactattgaccagaaacttaactggaccagccacataaataccgtggctacaagagcaggtcagaggctgggtattctgcggcgagtgactcacctcctgactccccaaagcctttccaccatctacaaagcacaaatcaggagtgtgatggaatattttccacttgcctggatgagtgcagctccaacaacacttaagaagctcgacaccatccaggacaaagcagcccgtttgattggcaccgcatccaccacccgaaacattcactcccttcaccactggcgcactttggctgcagtgtgtaccatccacaggatgcactgcagcaactcgccaaggcttcttcgacagcacctctcaaaccagtgacttctaccacctagaaggacaagagcagcaggcacatgggaacaacaccacctgcacgttcccctccaagtcagacaccatcccgacttggaaatatattgtaaacaattttacaacaccaagttacagtccaatgattttatttgaaatttacaagctttcggagaaatctatcgccgttccttcatcgtcgctgggtcaaaatcctggaactcccttccttacagcactgtgggagaaccttcaccacacggactgcagcggttcaaaaaggcggctcaccaccaccttctcaagggcaattagggatgggcaataaatgctggccttgccagcgatgcccacatcccgtgaacgaataaaaaaaaaagtctggttCAACTTGAAAGTggcttgggttgggggggggtggaattggtgATGTGGGTATGGAGTCTGTGGCGGAGGCTGAAAATGATCTAGCAAACATAGGAACACGAATAGGCTGTTCAGCCccttgagggagagagaaaacagggaactatagatcagttagcctgacattagtaggtaaaatgctagaatctattattaaggacgtagtaacaggggacttagaaaatcatagtatgattaggcagagccaacacggttttatgaaagggaaatcgtgtttgacaaatttattaagagtttttttaactagcagggtagataaaggggaaccagtggatgtagtatatttggattttcaaaaggcattcaataaggggccacataagaggctgttaaACAAGAtttgggctcatgggattgaggattggttaatgaacaGAAGAGAGTaggatcattttcgggttggcaggctgtaactagtggggtgccgcagggatcaatgcttgggcctcagctatttacaatctatattaatgacttagatgaagggaccaagtgtaatggtgaaactagaactagggggcataatcttagaataaggggcttccccttcaaaactgagatgaggggaaacttcttcactcagagggtggtaggtctgtggaatttgctgccccaggaagctgtggaagctacatcattgaataaatttaaaacagaaatagacagtttcctggaagtaaagggaattaggggttacggggagcgggcaggaaattggatatgaatttagatttgaggttaggatcagatcagccatgatcttattaaatggcggagcaggctcgaagggccgattggcctactcctgctcctatttcttatgttcttatgtaatgaatccaagtttgctgacaattcaaagctaggtgggaaagtaagctgtgaggaggatgcaaagagtctgcaaagcggtatcgataggttaagcgagtgggcaagaaggtggcagatggagtataatgggaaatgtgaggttattcactttggtaagaaaaatagaaaaacaggatattttttaaatggtgagaaacttaaatgttggtgttcagagggatttgggcatccttgtacatgaaacacaggaagttaacatgcagatagagCAAGCatgtaggaaggcaaatggtatgttggctttttattgcaagggggttggagtacaagagtcaggaagtcttgctgcaattatatagggctttggtgagaccacacctggagtactgtgtacaattttggtctccttacctaaggaaggatatacttgtcttagaggcagtgcaacgaaggttcactagatcggttcttgggatgagagggttgtcctctaaagaaagattgaatagaatgggcatatactcaggagtttagaagaatgagaggtgatctcagtgaaacatataagtttctaagagggcttgacagagtagatgctgagaggatgtttcccctggctggagagtctagaactaggggacatagtctcaggataaggggtcggacatttaggattgagatgaggaggaatttcttcattcagaaggtcatttatttggaattctctaccccagagggctgtggatgttcggtcgttaagtatattcaagactgagattgatagatttttgtactcatagaatcatggaaagtttacagcacggaaggaggccattcggcccatcgagtccgcgccggctctatgcaagagcaatccagctagtcccactcccccgccctacccccatagccctgcaaattttttactttcaagtaaaaTAAACtgtaagggaatgaagggatatggagatagggtgggaaaatggagtggagggtgaagatcagccatgatcttaatgcacggtggagcaggctcgaggggccgtatggcctactcctgctcctatttcctatgttatgaacctgttccaccaccattcaatcaaatcatggccgatccatacctcaacttcatttacttcCCTCCCTTGAGCCATATCCATTGATACTctcacttaacaaaaatctatcatctcagtcttgaaaatttcagttgttgCTGCCTCCACAGGCTTTTCGGggagtgtttcagatttccactaccccttgtgtgaaaaagtactttctgatttcactcctaaatggcctagctctaaactTAAGACTGTAGCCCCTTTTTCTGGTTTCTCAGtaactaccctatcaaaacccctttatcattttaaataactcaattagatcatccctcaactcaGGGAAATACacgccaagtttatgtaacctgtcctcaaaatttaactctttaagccccggtatcattctggtgaatctgcgctgtatcccCTCTATACCTTTTTTGGGGTGCAAACTAAACGCAGATGGGCTCTACGCAACTAAACCACAACTTCCATCCCCTTTGTAttgcagcccccttgagataagagccaacattccattagcccttttgattactttttgtacctgttaaGAAAAATGAGTGGAACTGGAACTGAATTGCCTGTGCTTCATTTGTTGGCTGGCCAGACCTAGTAATGGCCCAGGGGCCATCTTTTTGGATACCTTTGGTTTGGAAGGTGAAAATTTAAACAAATGTTTGTTCAAAGTGGATAGTTTTTAGCGTACGTCTTGAAATccgccccctcaaaaaaaaaatatataaaatcttACTTAAGTGACTAAACAAACAGGAACCAGTTGGTTTGAGATTTCCACTTTCCCTGCAACTCCCTGAGACAAGCTTACCATTCCCGCGCACGCGCACTCCGGCTGCGCGCTGCACGCCAACTGAACGTGCTGCCGCGGAATGTCGCCGGCGGCCTGTGACGGACAGCGCCGCCATCCAATAGAAACCCGAGAAGCGGCGAACGGACCAATCAGACCcgacaaagggggggggggcgggacggCGGTGGTAGTCATGTTTGGTTGATTTGAAACCCACGTGTGTTGGGAGTTTGCTACAAGGAACAATTTGGAGCTGTCAGCCCCGGCGCTCCAACTCGTGCCGCAAATTAAAACAAGCCCTCtctgttaaaaaaacattttgcagTTTTATTATATTTATTCCGCACCATGGCTAAAGGGAAGGAAAGCAGACCTGAGACCCACAAGATGAAACAGTCAACCGATGGGAAGCTGGAGGCACCCGAGCCGAAAAGAAAGAAAAGGACCAGGGCACAGGTGAGTGGTAAGAGGGGCCAGCAAGGAGTGCTCCAGAACCATTGCTATGCAAACTTGTGGGGTCTCTTCTCATTTCCAATGAtaataaatgtgttttttttatgaccccctcccccccccccttgttcAATATTAAAAACTGGTGGATTTATATTGCACATTTTTAGGGGATCTTGAATGGGTGTGAAATGGCCTTAAGGAGGAATGCTCGGTAGTCCTCTCTCTTATACGACCCCCTTTTGTGTTCATGCACGCCTAAAATTATTTTCCATTGACACAGAAGTGACTGTATATATGCAGTCTTAATTACATTGAGTTTGACTTCCTCCAAGAACAAGCACAATCACAAACTTGCTTTCATTTGGCTTTAGCAATAAAATGATTGGCAAGTGTTAAATATAACGCTGTGAATGTATTGTTCCACAAAATCACTACCACTGTCAAATTTATATAATTGTCACTGTTTTATATAAGTATGTTGGGTTAAGGTGACATTCCATTTCTTGTGGAGGGAGTATATGATTCAATGTATGGTCTTAAAGCTTTTCTTCACATCCATTATCAATGGTCACTGAAGAAAACTGATAACACTTTGGGACTTTTATTGTTTTGGAAGCGATGGTGTAAAATTAAGTGATGTACTTAATTTGATTTGCTCCTACTTCTGCAGACTCTTTGTAATAATGTACTTCTTTAATAAACCTGCTTTGTACTTTTTTAGCCTGCAGTATTTGGTTTGTCAGCATGGCATTTTCCACCTATTCAGGGATTAGGAGCATATGATTCACAGTCTGTACCATTTCTGGTGCCTATCTCAACAGAAAAGGGATTGATCATTGATCTGGTGGCACACTGTCCTAGTTACTTTGTGGATAAGGTCAAGCCTTGGTTCATCGGAAGCACAGGTTTCATATGGAAGCTGACTTTTGCTTGAAACTTGAGTAACATGTTATTAAAGAGCCTGAAATGCAATATTAACATCTGTGGGATATGGTTCATGTCTGTGTTGTTGCCTGAAGAATGGTGGTAACATACTCGTGTGTTGTGTTACTGCTGTCCACTCAGCGAGGGATCATGTCTGCCGTTATCAGTTATCCGATGACCAGCTAATGACTATTCTTCTAGAGTCTCATTGGTGTTGAGGTGACTCCAAAAAAAGGGAATTTACATTTGTATTGTGCTTTATTGTGTCCTCGAAATATCCTAAAGCTTTTCACAGTcaaataattactttttaaagtgcAATCATGCATTGTTATCACTGACtgatatggcagccaatttgtgcaaagcaagttcccacaaacagcaaattagagGAATGActattaatctgtttttagtgatgtttgaggGGGGAATATTTTCAGATAGTGCCATGGATCTCTCACGTgcttgaaccactggaacagactGGTTCAACGTCttgtctgaaagacagcaccttcaacaatgcagcactcccttaacaCTACACTGAAGAACAGCATAAATTATGTACATACGACCTGGAATGAGGTTTGAattcacaacattctgactccgaGATGAAATGACGATGAAGTATTGGAATCAATTTGATTCTGTGTGGCAGATTCAGTAATCCAAAGCATGAGACAGGTAAGTATGCTGTACTCCAGAGCATTGGTCATGATTGACCATCATTGATGAGAGGTGTATCTTTCAGCTTGGGCTGAGATTCTTCACACTTGGCTCCAAATAACAATTTAATGGGTAGGCTTGACAAGCAGTGAAAGCTCATCAGAACTCTAAGCTGGTAAACTACATGGTTATAGTGGGTTGAATTCCATCAGTGCACCTATACATACATAGG
Above is a window of Heptranchias perlo isolate sHepPer1 chromosome 22, sHepPer1.hap1, whole genome shotgun sequence DNA encoding:
- the smcr8a gene encoding guanine nucleotide exchange protein smcr8a isoform X2; amino-acid sequence: MSVDYQASFVGHPPGTSYPKLNFVEDSKVVLGDSKEGAFAYVHHLTLYDLEARGFVRPFCMAYISADENKIMEEFQELSEEFSKASECLKTGNRKAFANELEKKLQDLEYTRNVLHNETEIQKRSNDKGYYSSVAIEKANELANVEKCIIEHQDLLMQIRTYSYKKTKDGDYFSYEPVSGIEQSDTGLEQLPNTDELCEKISFSDRRSYTPKFTRAKSAKCFEKKLKTLEELCDSYFFNQTLEQLRQVEKFFRGDVCYLITSQIEKELLQQQQITSFLFEDPLLFTDEEQTEKQQHCDKLLPGFNILGPKVLEHPCLSNEATSFESYKSCVESVPIKLEQVNVESYHGTVADSIPCKNPLGTSDYLELEGKEKGSISSGESIEVLGTEKSCPAPVFSSKSDSQTNLQCQHPEVVRRKFAVTKRTNSEDSIEVLSTTESLIPEDLKATYPSAIHEEEPALDNEEERQLSTDLVQTDANLNCGNGFSNADVENNTITLSVLSEHVDSTCCIGTESPNFTKSVPTFVTEEYSDGVVNVPPQRSKTIDRIFHGDFPQQNEGDGLYDAADQVLSTYEKEYSDLSGNRETAQIPVDEYLDNMSYISASLCSDRTPSPAFPTSPSKRLSGKRKKHSGKNSLWFIRQYSFAQQAIFSLLSGRTLVIVGEQEGKVKKLVNALSIFVPHCGRAADSIKQWVTFPLHVNHLQTWKLIGLQRIASPLGTSMLHSLNRYSRYISILDCDNKTLRCPLYKGLLITRLADHRTQIKRGSTYYMHVHNMLTQLCSQAFLYTFCHHLHLPIDERETEESVTYRRVNFLKHHLGLVNDDSKIVQYFAELIKMHYLHEPAKGLNPVLRFDYIASVVFKI
- the smcr8a gene encoding guanine nucleotide exchange protein smcr8a isoform X1 encodes the protein MITAPDVVALTRDDDYGEQYSEDSVPPFQFQPENPWSKTATAKFEKDFILISEFSEQVGPQPLLTIPDNARGNFDLNYFSLRIMSVDYQASFVGHPPGTSYPKLNFVEDSKVVLGDSKEGAFAYVHHLTLYDLEARGFVRPFCMAYISADENKIMEEFQELSEEFSKASECLKTGNRKAFANELEKKLQDLEYTRNVLHNETEIQKRSNDKGYYSSVAIEKANELANVEKCIIEHQDLLMQIRTYSYKKTKDGDYFSYEPVSGIEQSDTGLEQLPNTDELCEKISFSDRRSYTPKFTRAKSAKCFEKKLKTLEELCDSYFFNQTLEQLRQVEKFFRGDVCYLITSQIEKELLQQQQITSFLFEDPLLFTDEEQTEKQQHCDKLLPGFNILGPKVLEHPCLSNEATSFESYKSCVESVPIKLEQVNVESYHGTVADSIPCKNPLGTSDYLELEGKEKGSISSGESIEVLGTEKSCPAPVFSSKSDSQTNLQCQHPEVVRRKFAVTKRTNSEDSIEVLSTTESLIPEDLKATYPSAIHEEEPALDNEEERQLSTDLVQTDANLNCGNGFSNADVENNTITLSVLSEHVDSTCCIGTESPNFTKSVPTFVTEEYSDGVVNVPPQRSKTIDRIFHGDFPQQNEGDGLYDAADQVLSTYEKEYSDLSGNRETAQIPVDEYLDNMSYISASLCSDRTPSPAFPTSPSKRLSGKRKKHSGKNSLWFIRQYSFAQQAIFSLLSGRTLVIVGEQEGKVKKLVNALSIFVPHCGRAADSIKQWVTFPLHVNHLQTWKLIGLQRIASPLGTSMLHSLNRYSRYISILDCDNKTLRCPLYKGLLITRLADHRTQIKRGSTYYMHVHNMLTQLCSQAFLYTFCHHLHLPIDERETEESVTYRRVNFLKHHLGLVNDDSKIVQYFAELIKMHYLHEPAKGLNPVLRFDYIASVVFKI